The DNA sequence GCATTGCCGTTTGATCGCAGTTCGGGAGTTTGGCGCAATGGATGCAGTCGGACCAGACCTTCTGCGGCAGCTCGTTCTTGTCCACTTCCTCGAATCCCAGGCTGTGGAAGAAATCAACCTGGTACGTCACGGAGAAGACCTTGTAAAAACCGAGAGTCAGGGCCTCGGAAAGGCACTCCTCCACGAGACGCTTCCCCCACCCGCGGCCACGCCTGG is a window from the Oceanidesulfovibrio indonesiensis genome containing:
- a CDS encoding N-acetyltransferase; the protein is MQDVETIHQSILVCAKDVLMLPRAFTVLYSHMRDHYVIDPREGQGPIKGCFALSLCWKDDAEVLSLMVAEARRGRGWGKRLVEECLSEALTLGFYKVFSVTYQVDFFHSLGFEEVDKNELPQKVWSDCIHCAKLPNCDQTAM